The following proteins come from a genomic window of Candidatus Thiodiazotropha sp. CDECU1:
- a CDS encoding FecCD family ABC transporter permease, translating to MIAAVRQHRLILSLAVAILITALFSLTIGSQPLPLLQALQESFGDTPGVYSLILTELRIPRTLVALLAGASLGLCGAVMQALLRNPLASPGLVGSASGAALGAVITLYFGVAGLFAYALPLGGMAGALLATLTAYLLAGRDGGTLTLILAGVAVNAFALALVSLLLNLAPSPYAVQEIALWMLGSLANVSRNELWILLPGTLLGWLLIWRQGRPLDLLTLGEETASSMGADLPNLRKRLFLAVALAVGSAISVTGAIGFIGLVVPHLLRPLVGYQPSRLLVPSAMGGALLLMLADMGVRLLPVQGEIKVGVVTSLIGAPFFLWLILHHRRRGV from the coding sequence ATGATCGCCGCCGTGCGACAACACCGTCTGATCCTCTCCCTCGCGGTGGCCATCCTGATCACCGCCCTGTTCTCCCTCACCATCGGCAGCCAACCCCTGCCCCTGTTGCAGGCATTGCAGGAGAGCTTCGGCGACACGCCCGGCGTCTACAGCCTGATCCTCACAGAGCTGCGCATCCCGAGAACCCTGGTGGCCCTGCTGGCCGGGGCCTCCCTCGGTCTCTGCGGCGCGGTGATGCAGGCCCTGCTGCGCAATCCCCTGGCCAGCCCCGGCCTGGTGGGCAGCGCCAGCGGCGCCGCCCTGGGGGCGGTGATCACCCTCTACTTCGGCGTCGCCGGCCTGTTCGCATACGCACTCCCTTTAGGCGGAATGGCGGGGGCCCTGCTGGCGACCCTCACGGCCTATCTCCTGGCCGGGCGCGACGGCGGCACCCTCACCCTGATCCTGGCGGGGGTGGCGGTCAACGCCTTCGCCCTGGCCCTGGTCTCCCTGCTGCTCAACCTGGCCCCCAGCCCCTACGCGGTGCAGGAGATCGCCCTCTGGATGCTCGGCTCCCTGGCCAATGTGAGCCGTAACGAGCTGTGGATCTTGCTCCCCGGCACACTCCTGGGCTGGCTGTTGATCTGGCGCCAGGGCCGCCCCCTGGATCTCCTCACCCTGGGGGAGGAGACCGCCAGCTCCATGGGCGCCGATCTGCCGAATCTGCGAAAGCGTCTCTTTCTCGCCGTCGCCCTGGCGGTGGGCTCGGCCATCTCGGTCACAGGCGCCATCGGCTTTATCGGCCTGGTGGTGCCCCATCTGCTGCGCCCCCTGGTGGGCTACCAGCCGAGCCGGTTGCTGGTCCCCAGCGCCATGGGTGGGGCACTGCTGCTGATGCTGGCCGACATGGGGGTGCGCCTGCTGCCGGTGCAGGGCGAGATCAAGGTCGGCGTGGTCACCTCCCTCATCGGCGCACCCTTCTTCCTCTGGCTGATCCTGCACCACAGAAGGAGGGGGGTATGA